The following coding sequences lie in one Tichowtungia aerotolerans genomic window:
- a CDS encoding sulfatase, translating into MRNRFLQALILCGLLVGNRPALAADPLNVVFILIDDMGWKDLGCYGGEVFETPNIDRLAAQGMRFTDAYAACSICAPTRASLITGKYPGRLHFTALTNHHKQLGSVEQNPTGIKLIQPEITEDDGVQPSEYTIARAFRDAGYRTALFGKTHFGSGNEDLTQLGFDVHEQPHCDMWITPPTVVPEDPKKMTAITDLSIGFMRDSVAQQKPFFLYVPHNAVHVQVQATQPFVDKYNRLLTDEQRKEYSPYYVAMVEELDREVGRLLDELDALGIAENTAVIFTSDNGGVDQVICKNPYELTSMAPLRGQKGGQFEGSHRVPLIVKWPGEIRPGSLSHEVVITPDYFPTCLEMAGLPLQPQQHLDGVSMVPALRGGALGREAVYWHKPHYYTKNSPLSAVRCGRYVYIHYWEQALSPAGGRPHELFDLENDIGQSQNILSRMPGVAALMRSMLMQHLKASGCEIPVANPQFGK; encoded by the coding sequence ATGCGAAACAGGTTTTTACAGGCATTAATTTTGTGTGGACTGCTGGTGGGCAACCGCCCGGCGCTGGCTGCGGATCCGCTGAATGTGGTGTTCATCCTGATTGACGACATGGGCTGGAAAGATCTCGGCTGTTACGGCGGTGAGGTGTTTGAAACGCCGAATATCGACCGGCTGGCTGCGCAGGGTATGCGGTTCACGGATGCCTATGCCGCCTGCAGCATCTGTGCACCGACTCGCGCTAGTCTGATTACCGGCAAGTATCCGGGGCGACTGCATTTTACGGCGCTGACAAACCACCATAAGCAACTTGGCAGCGTGGAGCAGAATCCAACCGGCATAAAGCTGATCCAGCCGGAAATTACCGAAGATGACGGCGTTCAGCCGTCCGAATACACCATTGCCCGGGCGTTTCGGGATGCCGGATACCGCACGGCTCTTTTCGGAAAAACCCATTTCGGCAGCGGCAACGAGGATTTGACGCAGCTCGGTTTTGATGTGCACGAACAACCGCACTGCGATATGTGGATTACGCCGCCGACTGTGGTGCCTGAAGATCCGAAGAAAATGACTGCGATCACCGATCTGTCCATCGGTTTTATGCGCGACAGCGTCGCGCAGCAAAAACCGTTTTTCCTGTACGTTCCGCACAATGCGGTTCATGTGCAGGTTCAGGCCACCCAGCCGTTTGTTGACAAATACAATCGGCTGCTGACCGACGAGCAGAGAAAAGAATATTCGCCGTATTATGTCGCCATGGTTGAAGAGCTGGACCGGGAAGTCGGCCGCCTGCTTGATGAACTCGACGCGTTGGGGATTGCGGAAAATACGGCGGTGATTTTTACATCTGACAATGGTGGTGTGGATCAGGTAATCTGCAAAAACCCGTATGAACTGACGTCCATGGCTCCGCTGCGCGGCCAGAAGGGCGGGCAGTTTGAGGGATCGCACCGCGTTCCGCTGATTGTGAAATGGCCGGGCGAAATCAGACCGGGATCGCTGTCGCATGAGGTTGTCATTACGCCGGACTATTTCCCGACCTGTCTGGAAATGGCCGGGCTGCCGCTGCAGCCTCAGCAGCACCTCGACGGCGTCAGCATGGTACCGGCGCTCAGAGGCGGAGCTCTGGGCCGCGAGGCGGTCTATTGGCACAAGCCGCACTACTACACAAAAAACTCACCGTTAAGCGCTGTGCGTTGCGGTCGGTATGTCTACATCCATTACTGGGAGCAGGCTTTGTCGCCCGCCGGCGGCCGCCCGCACGAACTGTTCGATTTGGAGAACGACATCGGTCAGTCCCAAAATATTCTCAGCAGAATGCCGGGGGTTGCCGCGCTGATGCGCAGCATGCTGATGCAGCATCTGAAGGCGTCCGGCTGCGAAATTCCGGTCGCCAATCCGCAGTTCGGAAAATAA
- a CDS encoding sialate O-acetylesterase → MRRFIFSVLCQVSAVSLSCFAAAGLTLDGLFMDNMVLQRGKPLPVFGTAEPGAEITVEFAGQKKSGVTSALGEWQVVLDPMKASSTGCLLRVSSFEFQVSLSNLLVGDVWLCGGQSNMDTPVRNYPFLAKELEGVSNDRLRLFNVDFNAAKTPQEDVSGEGIYKTWLVADESSVPVFSAVGICFGLRLQRESGVPIGVIESAVGGSEVSPWMSATALEAMGQSALQAPSDRGVPPRSQPSVLYNGMIHALCRLPIKGVIWYQGESNASQPSIVRYDQLFEGLIASWRDVFGDSDLPFYFVQLAPYGRVHWDRSGESWAWVREAQEKTLSLPYTGRVVITDLGEYSDIHPMDKKPVGERLADLALRDMGLLDTPGFPKVGKYRIAGPRVQLDFSNVGKGLKTVRVAMNQNKGLAPGTDPEACVVDTDTLSGFEMCGADHLFVPASAAIVGADTVEVWSDDVANPVAVRYGWANFPLCNLANSAGLPASPFRTDDFPMPVFKAPFLDSAAADSMPVGAIACSVMEKPDESLMKPERIAGREALRMSHVATVLRMAYYHAGDAALRNGQRLKQCIVVNYLDDGPGAIEFTYDAVSKPWKSAGLVEMKGSGQWRQFRVWLDDARFSGRCNGADFRLQAFRDVYIGDVYTEPVE, encoded by the coding sequence GTGAGACGTTTTATTTTCAGCGTGTTATGTCAGGTTTCTGCGGTCAGTCTGAGCTGCTTTGCGGCGGCCGGCCTGACGCTTGACGGGCTGTTTATGGACAATATGGTTCTGCAGCGCGGCAAGCCGCTTCCGGTGTTTGGAACCGCGGAGCCCGGTGCAGAAATTACTGTTGAATTTGCCGGTCAGAAGAAGAGTGGAGTGACAAGTGCCCTTGGCGAGTGGCAGGTTGTTCTTGATCCAATGAAAGCCTCATCCACCGGTTGTTTGCTTCGAGTTTCCAGTTTCGAGTTTCAGGTTTCACTTTCCAATCTTCTTGTCGGCGATGTCTGGCTGTGCGGCGGGCAGTCCAATATGGATACGCCGGTTCGGAATTATCCGTTTCTTGCAAAGGAGCTTGAGGGAGTCAGTAATGACCGGCTTCGTCTGTTCAATGTGGATTTTAATGCGGCGAAGACGCCTCAGGAGGATGTGAGCGGCGAGGGGATTTATAAAACCTGGCTGGTTGCCGACGAATCATCGGTTCCGGTCTTTTCGGCGGTGGGAATTTGTTTCGGTTTGCGGCTTCAGCGGGAGAGCGGGGTGCCGATCGGGGTGATCGAAAGCGCGGTGGGCGGTTCAGAGGTTTCTCCGTGGATGTCGGCAACCGCATTGGAGGCGATGGGGCAAAGTGCTCTGCAGGCGCCGTCGGACCGCGGGGTACCCCCTCGATCGCAGCCGTCGGTTCTTTATAATGGAATGATCCACGCACTTTGCCGTTTGCCGATCAAAGGGGTGATTTGGTATCAGGGCGAGAGCAATGCCAGTCAGCCGTCGATTGTGCGCTACGATCAGCTGTTTGAAGGATTAATTGCATCCTGGCGGGATGTGTTCGGGGATTCCGATCTCCCGTTCTATTTTGTTCAGCTGGCGCCATACGGTCGGGTGCACTGGGACCGATCGGGCGAGTCGTGGGCGTGGGTTCGCGAAGCGCAGGAAAAAACACTTTCTTTGCCGTATACCGGTCGGGTTGTGATTACGGATCTCGGCGAGTATTCTGATATTCATCCGATGGATAAAAAACCGGTCGGTGAGCGACTGGCGGATCTGGCGCTTCGGGACATGGGTTTGCTGGACACCCCGGGTTTTCCAAAGGTTGGAAAATACCGGATTGCCGGGCCCCGTGTTCAGCTCGACTTTTCCAATGTCGGGAAAGGATTGAAAACAGTCCGTGTGGCGATGAACCAAAACAAGGGACTGGCGCCGGGCACCGATCCGGAGGCTTGTGTTGTGGATACAGACACGCTGTCCGGGTTTGAAATGTGTGGAGCCGATCACCTGTTTGTTCCTGCATCCGCCGCCATCGTGGGTGCGGATACGGTTGAGGTATGGAGTGATGACGTCGCTAATCCGGTGGCGGTTCGATACGGATGGGCCAACTTTCCGCTGTGCAATCTTGCCAACAGTGCCGGCTTGCCGGCTTCGCCGTTTCGCACGGATGATTTTCCGATGCCGGTGTTCAAGGCGCCGTTTCTGGACAGCGCTGCGGCGGACAGCATGCCGGTCGGTGCGATTGCGTGTTCGGTGATGGAAAAGCCGGACGAGAGCCTGATGAAGCCGGAGCGCATTGCCGGGCGCGAAGCGCTGCGCATGTCCCATGTGGCGACGGTTCTTCGGATGGCCTATTATCATGCGGGCGACGCTGCGCTTCGCAACGGGCAGCGCCTGAAACAGTGTATTGTGGTCAACTATCTGGACGATGGACCGGGGGCGATTGAGTTTACGTATGATGCCGTTTCCAAACCCTGGAAGTCCGCCGGTCTTGTCGAAATGAAAGGCAGCGGCCAGTGGCGTCAGTTCAGGGTTTGGCTGGACGATGCGCGGTTTTCCGGTCGCTGCAACGGAGCGGATTTCCGGCTGCAGGCATTCCGGGATGTATATATCGGCGATGTTTATACGGAACCGGTGGAGTGA
- a CDS encoding sulfatase has translation MTLTGKTEDGCRCFSWRPHRKTRRLVGALGMCIGFSGMLFGAEQPVNLIFILADDLGWMDTSVYQKQFSETGEAYYETPNIDRLAEQGMRFAQAYVSPMCSPTRAMLLTGRHNVETGVIKATVDCPHDEYFNEIVDPDGWQGNREFAVLPASNRMFVDGKYETFAERLNRAGYRCGFLGKWHIGYHNKIESATPMAQGFETIAYFDKGGSNYRNWYPEWEQYGTPMNQPKDSYLAVAESGEACRFIEENRLRPFLLYYCSGSVHSPFQDDPASGYREHFEKKGRQGWLDDRADPYPVYAAMVKSFDDAVGRVLDKLERTNGADGRPLSENTLVIFLSDNGGINRFQFAPEGHKWHDKIITSNVPLRGGKGNVFEGGVRVPFIVRWPGQVAPGSVCKVPVTGQDIYSLLLEAGGLEARTGHGLLSALLKDPTDAAGYGRDTLFLHFPFWWPAAEAGAALPYDPPMSAVRKGHYKLIYYYTGKVELYDLQKDIGEAVDVSAEMPEKTEELCQLLRRWLETEVSDSYMPLRNQKFVQPVTPYGEFRNLLNLKIYQ, from the coding sequence ATGACTCTGACCGGTAAAACAGAAGATGGATGCCGTTGCTTTTCGTGGCGGCCGCACCGCAAAACAAGAAGACTGGTTGGCGCGCTTGGTATGTGCATCGGCTTTTCAGGAATGCTGTTTGGGGCCGAACAACCGGTGAATCTCATTTTTATCCTGGCCGACGATCTGGGATGGATGGACACGTCTGTCTATCAGAAGCAATTCAGTGAGACGGGTGAGGCGTATTATGAAACGCCGAACATCGACCGGTTGGCGGAGCAGGGCATGCGCTTTGCCCAGGCCTATGTCTCGCCAATGTGCAGCCCGACGCGAGCCATGCTGCTGACCGGCCGTCATAATGTCGAGACTGGGGTCATCAAGGCAACGGTAGACTGTCCGCACGATGAATACTTCAACGAAATTGTCGATCCGGACGGCTGGCAGGGAAACCGGGAGTTTGCAGTCCTGCCGGCCTCCAACCGCATGTTTGTCGACGGGAAATACGAAACCTTTGCCGAGCGGCTGAATCGGGCCGGTTACCGCTGCGGGTTCCTGGGGAAATGGCATATCGGCTATCATAATAAAATTGAATCCGCCACGCCGATGGCGCAGGGGTTTGAAACCATTGCTTATTTTGACAAAGGCGGGTCCAATTACCGGAACTGGTATCCGGAGTGGGAACAGTACGGCACGCCGATGAATCAGCCGAAAGACAGCTACCTGGCCGTGGCGGAGAGCGGGGAAGCCTGCCGGTTCATTGAGGAAAACCGACTCCGTCCGTTCCTTCTGTATTACTGCAGCGGATCTGTTCATTCCCCGTTTCAGGATGATCCGGCCTCCGGCTATCGCGAGCACTTCGAGAAGAAAGGGCGCCAAGGCTGGCTGGATGACCGGGCCGATCCTTATCCCGTTTATGCGGCGATGGTAAAAAGTTTTGATGATGCGGTCGGTCGCGTTCTGGATAAGCTCGAGCGGACCAACGGTGCTGACGGACGTCCGCTTTCTGAAAACACGCTGGTGATATTCCTGTCCGACAACGGCGGAATCAACCGCTTTCAGTTTGCTCCGGAGGGGCACAAGTGGCACGACAAGATCATTACATCCAATGTTCCGCTGCGCGGCGGCAAGGGGAATGTGTTTGAGGGCGGCGTGCGTGTCCCGTTTATTGTGCGCTGGCCGGGGCAGGTGGCTCCCGGGTCGGTTTGCAAGGTTCCGGTGACTGGGCAGGATATCTATTCGCTGCTGCTTGAAGCCGGCGGCCTGGAAGCCCGGACTGGTCACGGTTTGCTGTCGGCTCTGCTCAAAGATCCCACGGATGCCGCCGGGTACGGACGCGATACGTTGTTTTTACATTTTCCGTTCTGGTGGCCGGCGGCAGAGGCCGGGGCTGCACTGCCGTATGATCCTCCGATGTCTGCCGTCCGAAAGGGTCATTACAAGCTGATTTATTATTATACCGGTAAAGTGGAATTGTATGACCTTCAGAAAGATATTGGTGAGGCGGTTGATGTGTCTGCTGAGATGCCTGAGAAAACCGAAGAATTGTGTCAGCTGCTGCGGCGCTGGCTGGAGACCGAGGTGTCCGATTCGTACATGCCTTTACGCAATCAAAAATTTGTTCAGCCTGTGACCCCATACGGGGAGTTCCGTAATTTGCTGAACCTGAAGATCTATCAATAA
- a CDS encoding sialate O-acetylesterase — protein MRNKVIHAVMMAMLLGLSAGAELKLSAVFSDHMVLQAGAPVPVWGKSDPGTEVTVEFAGQRKSATVDVDGSWRVDLDPMPVSSIPRGLTASSDANDPAIHYSDLLVGEVWLCTGQSNMGVAVRKCINTAQDIAAADYPLIRFCNVVPDTAEEPKAELIRKPGWEVCTPDTAANFSAVGFYFGLHLYQELGVPVGLIQNCYGGATVVSYMDDETLEKTPARDVIQREDARYRAIQAERDRIFAESGVKKPGIMQRVSAHCYNAMIAPIISLRIRGVVWYQGETEALSGQQTVDAYRGWFEDYLSMMRRKFEDPNLPVYIVQLAGYGANDDRNLWAQFRQIQQDFLELPYTGIGTAYDVGEEKDLHPLNKKPVGTRLALSALNQTYGKEVVFRGPEVVSAVQKGSKVSVAFTNCPGGLVVKPAGAGNFTAVFVDGEVQDFPAETVSEGTMQFEVGDKKVERVRYAFKNTPEWALYNKTGLPALPFDLEVKIK, from the coding sequence ATGAGAAACAAAGTCATTCATGCCGTCATGATGGCGATGCTGCTCGGATTGAGCGCAGGGGCGGAGCTGAAGCTGTCTGCTGTTTTTTCGGATCACATGGTCTTGCAGGCCGGGGCGCCGGTTCCGGTCTGGGGCAAATCCGACCCCGGAACCGAAGTCACGGTCGAATTTGCAGGCCAGAGAAAGTCGGCAACAGTCGATGTTGATGGAAGCTGGCGGGTCGATCTCGATCCCATGCCGGTTTCTTCCATCCCCCGGGGCCTGACTGCTTCCTCCGACGCCAATGATCCGGCAATTCATTATTCCGATCTTCTTGTCGGCGAAGTCTGGCTCTGCACGGGCCAGTCGAACATGGGCGTTGCTGTCAGAAAATGCATAAATACCGCGCAGGATATTGCTGCTGCGGATTATCCGCTGATTCGCTTCTGCAACGTGGTTCCCGACACGGCGGAAGAGCCGAAGGCCGAACTGATCCGCAAGCCCGGCTGGGAGGTCTGCACGCCTGACACCGCAGCGAACTTTTCGGCCGTGGGTTTCTATTTCGGCCTGCACCTGTACCAGGAGCTGGGCGTGCCTGTCGGACTGATCCAGAACTGCTACGGCGGAGCAACGGTGGTCAGCTACATGGATGACGAAACGCTCGAAAAAACGCCTGCTCGCGATGTGATCCAGCGTGAAGATGCGCGTTACCGTGCGATTCAGGCCGAGCGGGACCGCATTTTTGCCGAAAGCGGAGTAAAGAAACCAGGCATCATGCAGCGGGTCTCTGCGCACTGCTACAACGCGATGATCGCGCCGATCATTTCGCTGCGCATCAGGGGGGTCGTCTGGTATCAGGGCGAAACCGAAGCCCTGTCGGGGCAGCAGACAGTCGACGCATACCGGGGCTGGTTTGAGGATTACCTGTCCATGATGCGCCGTAAATTCGAGGATCCAAACCTGCCGGTCTACATTGTTCAGCTTGCAGGCTACGGAGCCAATGACGATCGCAACCTGTGGGCGCAGTTCCGGCAGATACAGCAGGATTTTCTGGAGCTTCCGTACACCGGAATCGGCACGGCCTACGATGTGGGCGAAGAAAAAGATCTGCATCCGCTCAATAAAAAGCCGGTCGGCACGCGCCTGGCGCTCAGCGCCTTGAACCAGACCTACGGGAAAGAGGTGGTTTTCCGGGGTCCGGAGGTTGTTTCGGCAGTGCAGAAAGGTTCGAAGGTCTCGGTTGCTTTTACAAACTGTCCAGGCGGCTTGGTCGTTAAACCAGCGGGCGCGGGGAATTTTACAGCCGTCTTCGTAGACGGAGAGGTGCAGGATTTTCCGGCGGAAACGGTTTCTGAAGGCACCATGCAGTTTGAAGTCGGAGATAAAAAAGTGGAACGGGTTCGCTACGCCTTCAAGAATACGCCCGAGTGGGCTTTGTACAATAAAACGGGGCTGCCGGCTTTGCCGTTCGACCTGGAGGTCAAAATAAAATGA
- a CDS encoding sulfatase family protein yields MKRRPNLLFIQVDQMHHQALSAYGNPYVKTPNLDRMVREGFSFMNSYSVMPQCCPARTAWFTGRSSKESGVMVNDMPVRDELPDLGQWLRNAGYETVYTGKWHVSGRTCRDSFDVLLSSQPESPFGELTDPLVTRSALGWLQNRPVSDQPFFLNVSYLAPHDCCFRAGAGGEVLGKYAMASVFREEMPPVPENFKSDSGYGRGWSRSDWQYYAYQYYRECEAVDAEIGLVMDAVRNSPYAGNTLILLTSDHGDGLGFHGKLSKGFLEEESWRVPMIFWGSDIPAGVRDSEHLASGYDVAATFCDYAESPPLPKTGFGRSLRPLLEKKKAEWRDYVVGETSVPYLGVSFRDTRGAKTIFYSDGKIDVYDLIRDPLEQNNLAENPEVKDIIERHKAYFADYLSRVDPAPMPDTVPEGRRHLYDYLEWYASMKEELGVSQ; encoded by the coding sequence ATGAAACGACGGCCGAACCTGCTGTTCATTCAGGTGGACCAGATGCACCATCAGGCACTGTCCGCCTACGGCAATCCGTATGTGAAGACTCCCAATCTCGACCGGATGGTGCGGGAAGGGTTTTCGTTCATGAATTCGTACAGCGTTATGCCGCAGTGCTGTCCGGCGCGCACGGCCTGGTTCACCGGACGTTCCAGCAAGGAAAGCGGCGTGATGGTGAATGACATGCCGGTTCGCGATGAGCTGCCCGATCTGGGCCAGTGGCTGCGCAACGCCGGTTATGAAACCGTTTATACCGGGAAATGGCATGTCAGCGGCCGGACCTGCCGGGACAGTTTCGATGTTCTGCTATCGTCCCAGCCGGAATCTCCGTTCGGAGAATTAACCGATCCGCTGGTGACCCGCTCCGCGCTCGGGTGGCTTCAGAACCGGCCGGTGTCGGATCAGCCCTTCTTTCTGAATGTCAGCTATCTGGCTCCGCACGACTGCTGTTTCCGCGCAGGTGCGGGCGGCGAAGTGCTGGGCAAGTATGCCATGGCATCGGTCTTTCGGGAGGAAATGCCGCCTGTTCCGGAAAATTTCAAGTCCGATTCCGGCTACGGCAGAGGCTGGAGCCGGTCCGACTGGCAATATTACGCCTATCAGTATTATCGCGAGTGTGAGGCGGTGGACGCAGAGATCGGTCTGGTTATGGATGCGGTCAGAAACTCACCGTATGCCGGAAATACACTGATTCTGCTGACAAGCGACCATGGCGACGGGCTTGGTTTCCACGGCAAACTCAGCAAGGGGTTTCTGGAAGAGGAGTCCTGGCGGGTGCCGATGATTTTTTGGGGCAGCGATATTCCTGCCGGGGTGCGCGACAGCGAACATCTGGCGAGCGGCTATGATGTGGCCGCAACGTTCTGCGACTATGCTGAATCGCCGCCGCTGCCGAAAACAGGGTTCGGTCGCAGCCTGCGTCCGTTACTTGAAAAGAAAAAGGCGGAATGGCGCGACTATGTCGTCGGCGAAACATCCGTGCCTTATCTCGGGGTTTCATTTCGGGATACCCGGGGGGCTAAAACCATTTTTTACAGCGACGGAAAAATCGATGTGTACGACCTGATCAGGGACCCGCTCGAACAAAATAACCTGGCCGAAAATCCGGAGGTCAAAGACATCATCGAACGGCACAAAGCCTATTTTGCCGACTATCTGAGTCGGGTCGACCCCGCGCCGATGCCGGATACCGTTCCTGAGGGCCGCCGGCATTTGTATGACTACCTCGAGTGGTATGCGTCCATGAAAGAGGAGCTGGGGGTAAGCCAGTGA
- a CDS encoding glycoside hydrolase translates to MKKIIGIILLIPSLFFAESIHNERLMFMADSDRNMLSVKDSGTGREWIARFDSCAGTSGSDGWQHITKPEYRLFNLKDVEKAGSSLLKLTVEDSGSGQQYFLDAALDGNTLSFELYTDDPALPLTCVGLPPLFSTRLDDGHLVFCDRSSGVLKGQSDMKGYADWILSTYANTSCLDMPWLGVVDLANGDGLMILFETPHCSAMHLKKTPDGIWPQPLWQGSMGTMAFRRRISYHFSDGGGYVALAGMYRDHQKEQGRLKTLAQKAAGRPDVMRLAGSPPIWGDGDVFEFLHDARNLGVTRATFCNAERGGRGRADLEKLNEMGYLTLRYDSYSDILEGETWFQRDNIQKTARVVRPGGGLVKGWRTLEGLQYYSRSSAYALNAAQTYSKALIEDVGFNAHFIDVMCAMDVAEDYHPEHTFDRFQDMRNKLEVLKYYTGKGLVLGTEHGNDWAVDEVDYTEGSLSGALWWTAGDNKNGWNPGHLRSPKSLDDFSPLYLKYGVSPKNRIPLWQLVYHDCSDSTWYWGDSPGWFYELAPEISAQKDLTAMLYGASSLFWRDDFRGYGWPKNQKRFMESYYLTAKFHEAVFGHQMVSHEFVTADRLVQKTKFDNGAEVWVNYGETPVDIRVKGQTRMLAPMGFYAHASGTEQGRLIEGGAAVTFIKTDGFYWCRSDQRRASDALSVDGKIVLFRLDKTRWNLLFRPAQPQGRIDLDAVRAFIGQENITLSSLSGEWEVGDVVELDAGGPAVLDGGNYAVKLAESN, encoded by the coding sequence ATGAAAAAAATAATCGGTATTATCCTGCTCATTCCATCTCTGTTTTTTGCGGAGAGCATTCATAACGAACGCTTAATGTTCATGGCGGATTCCGACCGCAATATGCTGTCGGTCAAGGATTCCGGAACCGGCCGGGAGTGGATCGCCCGCTTTGATTCGTGTGCCGGGACATCCGGGTCTGACGGCTGGCAGCACATCACAAAACCGGAATACCGGTTATTCAATCTGAAGGATGTCGAGAAGGCCGGCTCATCTCTGCTGAAGCTGACCGTTGAGGATTCCGGGAGCGGACAGCAATACTTTCTGGATGCGGCACTGGACGGCAACACGCTTTCTTTTGAGCTGTACACGGATGATCCGGCGCTTCCGCTGACCTGCGTCGGGCTGCCGCCGCTGTTTTCAACCAGGCTGGACGACGGCCATCTGGTGTTCTGCGATCGCTCCAGCGGGGTATTGAAGGGCCAGTCGGATATGAAGGGATACGCCGACTGGATTTTGAGCACCTATGCCAATACTTCATGTCTGGATATGCCATGGCTGGGGGTGGTTGATCTGGCAAATGGCGACGGCTTGATGATTCTGTTTGAGACGCCGCACTGTTCGGCCATGCATTTGAAAAAAACACCGGACGGAATCTGGCCGCAGCCGCTGTGGCAGGGCAGTATGGGGACGATGGCTTTTCGCCGGCGGATTTCCTATCACTTTTCGGATGGCGGCGGTTATGTTGCGCTGGCCGGCATGTACCGGGACCATCAGAAAGAGCAGGGCCGGCTCAAAACGCTGGCTCAGAAGGCGGCCGGGCGTCCGGATGTGATGCGTCTTGCCGGATCGCCGCCGATCTGGGGCGATGGCGATGTATTTGAGTTCCTTCATGATGCGCGCAATCTGGGCGTAACCCGCGCCACGTTCTGTAATGCCGAGCGCGGCGGCCGCGGCCGGGCGGATTTGGAAAAGCTGAATGAAATGGGATACCTGACGCTGCGCTATGACAGTTATTCAGATATTCTGGAAGGTGAAACCTGGTTCCAGCGGGATAACATTCAGAAAACGGCCCGGGTGGTGCGGCCCGGCGGCGGTTTGGTCAAGGGGTGGCGCACGCTGGAGGGGCTGCAGTACTATTCCCGTTCATCCGCATATGCGCTCAATGCGGCACAAACATACAGCAAGGCCCTGATTGAAGACGTCGGGTTTAATGCGCATTTTATCGATGTGATGTGTGCGATGGATGTGGCGGAGGATTATCATCCGGAGCACACCTTCGATCGTTTCCAGGATATGCGGAACAAGCTCGAAGTGCTCAAGTATTATACCGGCAAGGGGCTGGTGCTCGGGACGGAGCACGGCAATGACTGGGCGGTGGATGAAGTCGACTATACGGAAGGATCGCTGAGCGGGGCCCTCTGGTGGACCGCGGGCGACAATAAGAACGGATGGAATCCCGGGCACCTGCGCAGCCCGAAATCGCTGGATGATTTCAGTCCGCTCTATTTGAAATATGGAGTCAGCCCAAAAAACCGCATTCCGCTCTGGCAGCTGGTGTATCACGACTGCTCGGACTCCACCTGGTACTGGGGAGACTCGCCCGGCTGGTTCTATGAACTGGCTCCGGAAATCTCCGCGCAGAAAGACCTGACCGCCATGCTGTACGGGGCATCGTCCCTGTTCTGGCGCGATGACTTCCGCGGCTACGGCTGGCCGAAGAATCAAAAACGGTTCATGGAATCCTATTACCTGACGGCAAAGTTCCACGAGGCGGTTTTCGGTCATCAAATGGTCTCTCATGAGTTTGTTACGGCGGATCGTTTGGTTCAGAAAACGAAGTTTGATAACGGAGCTGAGGTCTGGGTGAACTACGGGGAAACGCCGGTTGATATCCGGGTGAAAGGGCAGACAAGAATGTTGGCGCCAATGGGCTTTTATGCCCACGCCTCCGGAACGGAACAGGGCCGGCTGATCGAGGGCGGCGCCGCCGTGACCTTTATCAAAACAGACGGCTTCTACTGGTGCCGGTCCGACCAGCGGCGCGCGTCCGATGCGCTTTCGGTTGACGGGAAAATCGTTCTGTTCCGTCTGGATAAAACCCGCTGGAACCTGTTGTTCCGCCCCGCGCAGCCGCAGGGCCGGATTGATCTGGATGCGGTCCGGGCATTCATCGGGCAGGAAAACATTACGCTCAGCTCTCTATCCGGAGAGTGGGAGGTCGGCGACGTGGTAGAGCTCGACGCCGGCGGGCCGGCTGTTCTGGACGGCGGGAACTATGCCGTCAAACTGGCGGAATCAAACTGA